A region of Flavobacterium indicum GPTSA100-9 = DSM 17447 DNA encodes the following proteins:
- a CDS encoding winged helix-turn-helix transcriptional regulator, producing the protein MEIEIPTIKAGIGCPMNYVLAVNDTLNVINGKWKLPIIGSLLFEKKRFTEIQKNIGKITPRMLSKELKELELNGIVLRKVYDSTPVIVEYELSDSAKKLNEVLDKMVEWGMFHRQQELKK; encoded by the coding sequence ATGGAAATAGAAATCCCGACAATTAAAGCAGGTATTGGCTGCCCTATGAATTATGTTTTGGCTGTAAACGACACCTTAAATGTGATTAATGGAAAATGGAAACTTCCTATCATAGGCTCGTTGTTATTTGAAAAGAAACGTTTTACCGAAATTCAAAAAAACATTGGTAAAATAACACCAAGAATGTTGTCAAAAGAGTTGAAAGAATTAGAATTAAATGGTATTGTATTAAGAAAAGTATATGATTCTACACCTGTTATTGTAGAATATGAACTTTCTGATTCAGCAAAAAAATTAAATGAAGTATTAGACAAAATGGTGGAATGGGGAATGTTTCATCGACAACAAGAATTAAAAAAATAA
- a CDS encoding DUF3667 domain-containing protein: protein MSGGHLRTNTSCENCGQEVLLRFCPNCGQENVETRQSFHYLFTHFIEDLTHYENGFWKAIKYLLFSPVTLTKTYLEGKRKKFIAPVKLFIFINFVFFLLYGVIKVDSKEEESLNIRTSEQNKKLARLDLEIEKDDEFYFFQEKIDNLNKKYTPEEIVDKLREQFKHQLPKALFIYLPIFAFLTWLFHNKKKWWYFEHGIFTFHYFSSLLLLLLIARTLNYLFVKLGLHQIDDVFDVIVFIYIVVLFYKSIYQMYHESKWTTFWKATLLFVINFTLIILIITMLILFSFILIN, encoded by the coding sequence ATGAGTGGCGGACATTTAAGAACTAATACGAGTTGTGAAAATTGCGGACAGGAAGTCTTACTTCGTTTTTGTCCGAATTGTGGCCAAGAAAATGTAGAAACAAGGCAATCTTTTCATTATTTATTTACTCATTTTATTGAAGATTTGACTCATTATGAAAATGGGTTTTGGAAAGCAATAAAATATTTGCTATTTTCTCCAGTTACATTAACTAAAACGTATTTAGAAGGTAAAAGAAAGAAATTTATCGCCCCAGTAAAATTGTTTATTTTTATCAATTTTGTTTTTTTTCTTCTTTATGGAGTAATCAAAGTTGATTCTAAAGAAGAAGAAAGTTTAAATATTAGGACTTCTGAACAAAATAAAAAATTAGCACGTTTGGATTTAGAAATTGAAAAAGATGATGAGTTTTATTTTTTTCAAGAGAAAATAGATAATTTAAATAAAAAGTATACACCAGAAGAGATAGTGGATAAATTACGCGAGCAATTTAAGCATCAACTTCCTAAGGCGTTGTTTATTTATTTACCCATTTTTGCTTTTTTAACCTGGTTATTTCATAACAAAAAAAAGTGGTGGTATTTTGAACACGGTATTTTTACCTTTCATTATTTTTCCAGTTTACTGTTACTGTTGCTTATAGCACGAACGTTAAATTATTTATTTGTTAAATTAGGTTTGCATCAAATTGATGATGTATTTGATGTAATTGTATTTATATACATTGTAGTTTTATTTTACAAATCAATTTATCAAATGTATCATGAAAGTAAATGGACTACTTTTTGGAAAGCAACCTTATTATTTGTAATTAATTTTACATTGATAATTCTAATTATCACGATGCTTATCTTATTTTCATTTATTCTTATTAACTAA
- a CDS encoding SDR family oxidoreductase, with protein MLLVTGATGQLGKGIVQFLEQKNKLSEVAVLVRDAAKANDLKEKGVTIRIGDYHQPELLNEALKGIDTVVLISSNDFNDRIGQHKNVVDAAVKNGVKHILYTGVSMNAIDTSPLKPFLGDHYETEAYIKASGIPYTFLLHSLYADVLPMFIGPNPVETGVFFAAGEGKVTFADRLDLAEAIANILISEGHINKTYRMTNTTAYSFQEVATYLSELSGKEVSYVSPTEKEFQEALEGMGLPTPIVQMSLGFAAGIKNNDFDTPFSDLQTILGRKPTDLKAYLQKTYFN; from the coding sequence ATGCTATTAGTTACAGGCGCTACAGGCCAATTAGGTAAGGGTATTGTTCAATTTTTAGAACAAAAAAACAAACTTTCAGAAGTTGCTGTTTTAGTGAGAGATGCAGCAAAAGCAAACGATTTGAAAGAAAAGGGAGTTACTATTCGTATTGGAGATTACCACCAACCAGAATTGTTGAATGAAGCTTTAAAAGGAATTGATACGGTGGTGTTAATTTCGTCTAATGATTTTAATGATCGAATAGGACAACATAAAAATGTGGTTGATGCAGCAGTTAAAAATGGGGTCAAACATATTTTGTATACGGGTGTTTCGATGAATGCTATTGATACATCCCCTTTGAAACCGTTTTTAGGAGATCATTATGAAACGGAAGCTTACATTAAAGCGAGTGGCATTCCATATACTTTTTTACTACATTCACTTTATGCGGATGTGTTACCTATGTTTATTGGTCCCAATCCGGTAGAAACAGGCGTGTTTTTTGCTGCAGGTGAAGGGAAAGTAACGTTTGCCGATCGTTTAGATTTAGCAGAAGCGATAGCTAACATACTTATTTCAGAAGGGCATATAAATAAAACTTACAGAATGACGAATACAACAGCGTATTCTTTTCAAGAGGTAGCTACTTATTTAAGTGAATTATCGGGTAAAGAAGTAAGTTATGTGAGTCCAACTGAAAAAGAATTTCAAGAGGCATTAGAAGGAATGGGTTTGCCTACACCAATAGTTCAAATGTCTCTAGGTTTTGCAGCCGGAATTAAAAACAATGATTTTGATACACCTTTTTCAGATTTACAAACTATTTTAGGAAGAAAACCTACTGATTTAAAAGCTTACCTACAAAAAACCTACTTTAATTAA